One stretch of Micromonospora echinospora DNA includes these proteins:
- a CDS encoding YkvA family protein gives MRDWLIGLGVAAVCMVASWAVLVLLARRLPPGILRDLAAFVPDCVTAVRRLRRDPRVPRRARVAIVVAGVWLASPIDLIPEFLPVIGPLDDIVVVALALRYAARQVPRQVLFDAWPGEPRLLLRLLGSP, from the coding sequence CATGGTCGCGAGCTGGGCGGTGCTGGTGCTGCTGGCGCGGCGGCTGCCTCCGGGGATCCTGCGCGATCTGGCCGCGTTCGTGCCCGACTGCGTGACCGCGGTGCGGCGGCTGCGCCGCGACCCGCGGGTGCCCCGCCGCGCCCGGGTCGCGATCGTGGTCGCCGGTGTCTGGCTGGCCAGCCCGATCGACCTGATCCCGGAGTTCCTGCCGGTGATCGGCCCGCTGGACGACATCGTGGTGGTGGCTCTCGCGTTGCGTTACGCCGCTCGGCAGGTGCCCCGGCAGGTGCTGTTCGACGCGTGGCCGGGCGAGCCGCGGCTACTGCTGCGCCTGCTCGGCAGTCCTTGA